One Bacteroidales bacterium DNA segment encodes these proteins:
- a CDS encoding SusC/RagA family TonB-linked outer membrane protein: MKKLMLLFAIFSILGLQVYAQNTVTGTVTDDAGESLPGVSVLVKGTTIGTMTLADGAYSIEVPDGSNTLVFSYIGMETQEVVISGNVVNASMKPSSEDIGEVIVTALGISREKKSLGYAVTEVGGDELNRTKNENVINSLSGKVSGLQIRNNTNMGGSSNILMRGSSSLTQDNQVLFVIDGIPMNNYNSNNRGQKDGRSGFDYGNPVSDLNPNDIESVSVLKGAAATALYGSRAANGVIIVTTKKGKKSIGEKSNVVVGVNHSSMFHMMDKSTFPTYQSNYGQGYGPYGSGEESDYPSIEHWDLDGDGVDDWIEPTYDDASMGSHFDPNLMIYNWASFFPESPTYMQKVPYELGANGPEYFFSTGRTLTNSFDISGGTNSSTFRLGYTNTDIKGMLPNSSMKKNNILFNASFDVYDDLVISASANFVNTNTIGRNNTGYSTNIMSMFRQWYNLGVDMALQDEYYELTGTNITWNPNGPGDTKPAYWDNPYWARYENYQSDVRNRIIGYTQADWKFTDYLSFMGRVSVDNYSFIQEERKAVGSTAGELGVDRPEVTSGYARRELFFLETNFDAMLKFNKNLSDDISLNALLGTNIRKTTFEQVFASTNGGLAVPEVFALSNSATSMLPPEEDYEQTGVNGYFVSASLGIINMLFVDGTYRYDISSTLPEDNWAYGYPSVSASFLFSEVLSQPWLNLGKLRLGYASVGNDAPWGRVDDSFVIVAPFGGNTMVRFNSYKNNPELLPEISGSIEAGLEFSLFDNRVGLDIAAYKTNTVNQVVPLSVSFATGFDSKYVNIGEVENKGIELLVRGTVVKSKDLSWDISLNWAKNINEVISLGDDIDNLQLASLQGGVTINAREGEPYGVIQGTDYVYDPDGNKVVGSNGYYERSETSDIVLGSVQPDYNAGITNTITYKGISLSFLVDMQMGGSIFSLDQWYGMGTGLYEETDYINDLGNPVRNPIYDADGNELFIYDVLEGYDPADGYGANSGGMILEGVVGTDTDGDGEYDEYAPNTRRTSALDYRVWGWSRNPNAGFIYDATYVKLREVSLSYQLPKSMLDNLFLNGVTVSVLGSNLWILYKELPHADPEASQGAGNVQGWQSGVFPTARNIGFSINLTF; encoded by the coding sequence ATGAAAAAACTAATGCTACTATTTGCAATTTTCTCAATTTTGGGATTGCAAGTTTACGCTCAAAACACGGTAACGGGTACTGTTACTGATGATGCCGGGGAATCATTACCCGGAGTCAGTGTACTCGTGAAAGGAACAACGATTGGCACTATGACTCTTGCAGACGGTGCTTATTCGATTGAAGTTCCTGACGGATCTAACACTCTGGTGTTTTCATACATAGGAATGGAAACTCAAGAAGTTGTTATTTCCGGAAATGTTGTTAATGCTTCTATGAAGCCTTCCAGTGAGGATATCGGAGAGGTTATTGTTACAGCTCTCGGTATTTCAAGAGAGAAGAAATCGTTGGGATATGCTGTTACAGAAGTTGGAGGAGATGAGTTGAATCGTACGAAAAACGAAAACGTAATTAACTCACTTTCCGGTAAAGTTTCCGGACTTCAAATTCGTAATAACACTAATATGGGCGGATCCTCAAATATTTTAATGAGAGGTTCTTCTTCATTAACCCAAGATAACCAAGTGCTTTTTGTTATTGACGGAATTCCGATGAATAACTATAACTCTAACAACAGAGGGCAAAAAGATGGAAGAAGCGGTTTTGACTACGGTAATCCTGTATCTGACTTAAATCCGAATGATATTGAAAGTGTCAGTGTATTGAAAGGTGCAGCTGCAACTGCATTATACGGATCAAGAGCTGCTAACGGAGTTATTATTGTAACTACTAAGAAAGGTAAGAAAAGTATCGGGGAAAAATCTAATGTAGTTGTTGGTGTAAACCACAGTTCTATGTTTCATATGATGGATAAATCTACATTCCCTACTTACCAAAGTAATTACGGTCAAGGTTACGGACCATATGGTAGTGGAGAGGAAAGTGATTACCCTTCAATTGAACATTGGGACCTTGACGGAGACGGTGTGGATGATTGGATAGAACCAACATATGATGACGCATCAATGGGTTCTCATTTTGATCCTAATTTAATGATTTATAACTGGGCTTCTTTTTTTCCTGAGTCACCGACTTATATGCAAAAAGTTCCCTATGAATTAGGTGCAAACGGTCCTGAATATTTCTTCAGCACAGGAAGAACACTTACTAACAGTTTTGATATCAGCGGCGGTACAAATTCTTCAACTTTCCGTTTGGGATATACAAATACTGACATAAAAGGAATGTTACCTAACAGTTCAATGAAGAAAAACAATATTCTTTTTAATGCATCTTTTGATGTATATGATGATCTTGTAATTTCTGCTTCGGCAAACTTTGTAAATACCAATACTATAGGACGTAACAACACAGGATATTCAACTAATATTATGTCGATGTTCCGTCAATGGTATAATCTTGGAGTTGATATGGCATTGCAGGATGAATACTATGAGCTTACAGGTACTAATATTACTTGGAATCCTAACGGGCCGGGTGATACAAAACCTGCCTACTGGGATAACCCTTATTGGGCAAGATATGAAAATTATCAATCGGATGTCAGAAATCGTATAATCGGATACACTCAAGCAGATTGGAAATTCACAGATTATCTCAGCTTTATGGGCAGGGTTTCCGTAGATAATTACAGTTTTATTCAAGAAGAAAGAAAAGCAGTAGGATCTACAGCAGGAGAATTAGGAGTGGATCGTCCGGAAGTAACATCAGGTTATGCTCGAAGAGAGTTATTTTTCCTTGAAACAAACTTTGATGCTATGTTAAAGTTTAACAAAAATCTTTCCGATGATATAAGTTTAAATGCTTTGCTCGGTACAAATATCAGAAAAACAACATTTGAACAAGTTTTTGCTTCTACAAACGGCGGATTAGCTGTTCCGGAAGTGTTTGCTTTAAGCAACAGTGCAACTTCTATGTTACCTCCTGAAGAAGATTATGAACAAACCGGTGTTAACGGATATTTTGTCAGTGCATCTCTCGGTATAATAAATATGTTATTTGTTGACGGTACTTACAGATATGATATTTCTTCTACATTACCGGAAGATAATTGGGCTTACGGATATCCTTCAGTTTCTGCCAGTTTCTTATTCTCGGAAGTATTAAGTCAACCATGGTTAAATCTCGGTAAATTAAGACTCGGATATGCATCGGTTGGTAATGATGCTCCTTGGGGCCGTGTAGATGATTCATTTGTAATTGTTGCTCCTTTCGGCGGAAATACAATGGTCAGATTTAATTCATATAAAAATAATCCTGAATTATTGCCTGAGATTTCAGGAAGTATTGAAGCCGGTCTTGAATTCTCTTTATTCGATAATAGAGTAGGTCTTGATATTGCTGCATATAAAACTAATACTGTTAACCAAGTAGTGCCTTTAAGTGTTTCATTTGCTACAGGATTTGACTCCAAATATGTTAATATCGGAGAAGTTGAAAATAAAGGTATTGAGTTGTTAGTAAGAGGAACTGTGGTAAAATCGAAAGATTTGTCATGGGATATTTCTTTGAATTGGGCTAAGAATATAAACGAAGTTATTTCATTAGGAGATGACATTGATAACTTACAATTAGCAAGTCTTCAAGGTGGTGTTACAATTAATGCACGAGAAGGTGAACCTTACGGTGTAATTCAAGGTACTGATTATGTTTATGATCCTGACGGTAATAAAGTAGTAGGATCAAACGGTTATTATGAAAGAAGTGAAACTTCTGATATTGTTCTCGGTAGTGTACAACCTGATTATAACGCCGGAATCACCAATACAATAACATATAAAGGTATTTCTTTAAGTTTCTTAGTTGATATGCAAATGGGAGGAAGTATTTTCTCTCTTGACCAATGGTACGGAATGGGAACAGGACTTTATGAAGAAACTGATTATATAAATGATCTTGGAAATCCTGTAAGAAATCCTATTTATGATGCTGACGGGAATGAATTATTTATTTATGACGTTCTTGAGGGTTATGATCCTGCCGACGGATACGGAGCAAACAGCGGAGGTATGATATTAGAGGGTGTTGTAGGTACAGATACTGACGGAGACGGAGAATATGACGAATATGCACCGAACACACGCAGAACTTCAGCTCTTGATTATCGAGTATGGGGTTGGTCAAGAAATCCGAATGCCGGATTTATTTATGACGCAACTTATGTAAAACTTAGAGAAGTTTCTTTAAGCTATCAATTACCGAAATCTATGTTGGATAATCTTTTCTTGAATGGTGTTACTGTCAGTGTATTAGGTTCTAATCTTTGGATATTATACAAAGAACTTCCTCATGCTGATCCTGAAGCATCACAAGGTGCAGGTAATGTTCAAGGATGGCAAAGCGGTGTATTCCCGACTGCCAGGAATATAGGATTCAGTATTAATTTAACATTTTAA